A genomic window from Agreia sp. COWG includes:
- a CDS encoding ABC transporter ATP-binding protein, with amino-acid sequence MSTETDRVLVTKELFAGYVPGVNILNGSNVYVKRGELVGIIGPNGAGKSTLLKAIFGLVNIRSGTVELNGEDITGLKADKLVSKGVGFVPQNNNVFPSLTIEENLEMGMYQKPKLFKTRLAFVEDLFPELSKRLKQRAGSLSGGERQMVAMSRALMMDPSMLLLDEPSAGLSPMRQDETFVNVQRINRAGVSIMIVEQNARRALQICDRGYVLDQGKDAYEGPGRDLMNDPKVIELYLGTLATTNEVTSSTPTVGG; translated from the coding sequence ATGAGTACCGAGACAGATCGCGTCCTCGTCACCAAGGAGTTGTTCGCCGGCTACGTTCCGGGAGTCAACATCCTCAACGGCTCCAACGTCTATGTGAAGCGCGGAGAGCTCGTGGGCATCATCGGCCCTAACGGCGCCGGAAAGTCGACACTGCTCAAGGCCATCTTCGGGCTCGTGAACATTCGCAGCGGAACGGTTGAGCTAAACGGCGAGGACATCACCGGGTTGAAGGCCGACAAGCTGGTCTCCAAGGGTGTGGGTTTCGTTCCCCAGAACAACAACGTCTTCCCGTCGCTCACGATCGAGGAGAACCTCGAGATGGGCATGTACCAGAAGCCGAAGCTGTTCAAGACCCGGCTGGCTTTCGTCGAAGACCTATTCCCCGAGCTCTCCAAGCGGTTGAAGCAGCGCGCCGGTTCGCTCTCTGGCGGAGAGAGGCAGATGGTCGCCATGTCCAGGGCCCTCATGATGGATCCGAGCATGCTGCTCCTCGACGAGCCGAGCGCCGGTCTCTCCCCCATGCGGCAAGACGAGACGTTCGTCAACGTGCAGCGCATCAACCGCGCGGGGGTCTCGATCATGATCGTGGAGCAGAACGCCCGTCGCGCGCTGCAGATCTGCGACCGCGGCTACGTGCTCGACCAGGGCAAGGACGCCTACGAGGGGCCCGGTCGCGACCTCATGAACGACCCGAAGGTCATCGAGCTTTACCTGGGCACCCTGGCCACAACGAACGAGGTCACATCGTCGACGCCGACCGTCGGCGGCTGA